In a single window of the Globicephala melas chromosome 10, mGloMel1.2, whole genome shotgun sequence genome:
- the TMT1B gene encoding thiol S-methyltransferase TMT1B has translation MDTLVRLLQLLVLILTLPLHLMALLGFWEPLCKTYFPYLMAMLTVKCNRKMDSKKQELFSQIKGLAGASGKVALLELGCGTGANFQFYPCGCRITCLDPNPHFEKFLTKSMAKNRHLEYERFVVAFGEDMKQLASGSMDVVVSTLVLCSVQSPKRVLQEVRRVLRPGGMFFFWEHVAEPRGSWAFLWQQVLEPTWKHIGDGCCLTRETWKDLENAQFSELQMERQPPPIKWLPVGPHIMGKAVK, from the exons ATGGACACCCTGGTCCGACTCCTGCAGCTGCTGGTGCTAATCCTGACCCTGCCCCTGCACCTCATGGCTCTGCTGGGTTTCTGGGAGCCCCTGTGCAAGACCTATTTCCCCTACCTGATGGCCATGCTGACAGTCAAGTGCAACCGCAAGATGGACAGCAAGAAACAGGAGCTCTTCAGCCAGATAAAGGGGCTGGCAGGAGCCTCGGGGAAGGTGGCCCTGCTGGAGCTGGGCTGTGGCACTGGCGCCAACTTCCAGTTCTACCCATGTGGCTGCAGGATCACCTGCCTGGACCCGAACCCTCACTTTGAGAAGTTCCTGACAAAGAGTATGGCCAAGAATAGGCATCTTGAATATGAACGGTTTGTGGTGGCTTTCGGAGAGGACATGAAACAGCTGGCCAGTGGCTCCATGGACGTGGTGGTCAGCACCTTGGTGCTGTGCTCGGTGCAGAGCCCAAAGAGGGTCCTGCAGGAAGTTCGGAGAGTACTGAGGCCG gGAGGAATGTTTTTTTTCTGGGAGCACGTGGCTGAGCCGCGTGGAAGCTGGGCCTTCCTGTGGCAGCAGGTTTTAGAGCCCACCTGGAAACACATTGGGGACGGCTGCTGCCTCACCAGAGAGACCTGGAAAGATCTGGAGAATGCCCAGTTCTCTGAACTCCAAATGGAACGACAACCCCCTCCCATCAAGTGGTTACCTGTTGGGCCCCATATCATGGGAAAGGCGGTGAAATAA